The Pseudomonas sp. DG56-2 genome contains a region encoding:
- a CDS encoding patatin-like phospholipase family protein has translation MASKNAIVFAGGGSLGAVQMGMLQALVEANVQFDFVVGASVGASTVSTLLQGPILQVSKRWQASGAG, from the coding sequence ATGGCAAGCAAAAATGCAATCGTATTCGCTGGCGGAGGCAGTCTGGGCGCGGTGCAGATGGGTATGTTGCAAGCCCTGGTCGAGGCTAATGTTCAATTCGACTTTGTGGTAGGCGCTTCTGTAGGCGCATCAACGGTGTCTACTTTGCTGCAAGGCCCAATATTGCAGGTGTCGAAGCGCTGGCAGGCTTCTGGCGCGGGCTGA
- a CDS encoding S9 family peptidase, producing MSKQKITFPNPKGISLSGLFEVPESPSAYALFAHCFTCGKDIKAAARIAKALVDNNIAVLRFDFTGLGGSDGDFSNSNFSSNVADLVAAAEYLRNTYQAPSLLIGHSLGGAAVIAAAKHIPEAKGVVTIGAPADATHVMKQFKGQVEAIRDIGEYRVTLAGREFTIKKQFLDDIESHQQDKSIANLRRALLIFHSPTDDVVSIEQAQKIYQTAKHPKSFISLDSADHLLTNSRDAEYVASCITAWSSRYL from the coding sequence ATGAGCAAACAGAAGATCACGTTTCCAAACCCCAAAGGTATAAGCCTTTCAGGTCTGTTTGAGGTACCTGAGTCGCCCAGTGCTTACGCATTGTTCGCACACTGTTTCACCTGTGGAAAAGATATTAAAGCAGCTGCGCGAATTGCCAAGGCGCTGGTCGACAATAACATCGCTGTGCTTCGATTCGATTTCACAGGTCTGGGCGGCAGTGACGGTGACTTCTCCAATAGTAATTTTTCTTCCAACGTTGCCGACTTGGTAGCTGCGGCGGAGTATTTACGTAATACATACCAGGCTCCATCCCTTTTGATTGGCCACAGTTTGGGTGGCGCCGCAGTCATCGCAGCGGCTAAGCACATTCCAGAAGCAAAAGGTGTTGTGACAATCGGTGCTCCTGCTGATGCGACCCATGTTATGAAGCAGTTCAAAGGTCAAGTAGAAGCCATCAGAGACATTGGTGAATATAGAGTGACGCTTGCAGGAAGAGAGTTCACTATAAAAAAACAGTTTCTTGATGATATTGAAAGCCACCAGCAGGATAAAAGTATCGCGAACCTCCGGCGCGCACTGCTTATTTTTCACTCCCCTACCGACGATGTTGTATCGATAGAACAAGCTCAAAAAATTTACCAGACAGCTAAACACCCCAAGAGTTTCATTTCGCTGGACTCTGCTGACCACCTACTCACCAACAGCCGAGACGCAGAGTATGTTGCTTCATGCATTACCGCCTGGAGCTCAAGATATCTATAA
- a CDS encoding carboxymuconolactone decarboxylase family protein, which yields MQDWKKARQDINARVMQLGSLSPETIKGVMALGGAGAKTNHLDAKTRELISLAVAVTTRCDGCIAFHVAEAKKLGVTVEEVSEALGVAINMNAGAALVYSTHVLDAFDKE from the coding sequence ATGCAAGATTGGAAAAAAGCCCGACAAGACATTAATGCCCGCGTTATGCAGCTGGGCTCGCTTTCACCAGAAACCATCAAGGGCGTAATGGCACTGGGCGGGGCCGGCGCGAAAACCAACCACCTTGATGCGAAGACCCGCGAGCTGATTTCTCTTGCAGTGGCAGTAACCACCCGCTGCGACGGCTGCATTGCTTTCCACGTCGCTGAAGCTAAGAAGCTTGGTGTCACGGTTGAGGAGGTCTCGGAAGCCCTCGGCGTAGCAATCAACATGAACGCCGGCGCAGCTCTGGTTTATAGCACCCACGTGCTAGACGCCTTCGACAAAGAATGA
- a CDS encoding DsbA family oxidoreductase, which translates to MNAESKSITINVWSDFVCPWCWIAKRRFEMALADFEHKDLVQVNYKAFRLAAGQKAAPIKQVLVQKFGNEQSANGMIQAVVANAREVGLVYNFDTMLFGDTTKAHALVKAVDDSYTKMVLSERLYEASTTDGRSIFEESSLAEIAADVGISASFVQRAWNDEALPSLIAKDEKEAHEIANGVPLFVFNNGFYISGAQTVDAFKQALQRMHLDAIEAESFQGQTCGLNGCDN; encoded by the coding sequence ATGAACGCAGAATCCAAATCAATTACGATCAACGTTTGGTCGGACTTCGTCTGCCCTTGGTGCTGGATTGCAAAACGCCGCTTCGAGATGGCCCTCGCCGATTTCGAACATAAAGACTTGGTTCAAGTGAACTACAAGGCGTTTCGTCTCGCGGCGGGTCAAAAAGCTGCACCAATCAAACAGGTTCTTGTACAGAAGTTTGGCAACGAGCAGTCTGCCAACGGGATGATCCAAGCTGTCGTTGCGAACGCCAGAGAAGTAGGCCTCGTTTACAACTTTGACACGATGCTATTTGGAGACACTACGAAGGCACACGCTCTCGTAAAAGCAGTCGACGATAGCTACACCAAAATGGTTCTCAGCGAACGCCTATATGAGGCCAGCACCACCGACGGTCGCTCTATCTTCGAAGAGAGCTCATTAGCGGAAATTGCGGCAGACGTAGGTATTTCGGCAAGCTTCGTCCAGCGCGCCTGGAATGATGAAGCGCTGCCTAGCTTGATCGCCAAAGATGAGAAAGAGGCTCATGAGATCGCGAACGGCGTTCCTCTGTTTGTCTTCAACAACGGTTTCTACATCTCGGGAGCCCAAACCGTTGACGCTTTCAAACAAGCACTGCAGCGCATGCACTTAGACGCTATCGAAGCCGAATCTTTCCAAGGACAGACCTGCGGCCTAAACGGCTGCGACAACTGA
- a CDS encoding OsmC family protein — MSNIVNGINVTNLESFAHEVASDDQKAEARFNVHTQWMGQTKSVTHVTQCSLAGKRLERDFKIVSDEPVELLGENTAPGPMELLLAALNACMSVGYVTSAAAKGIKIKSLEIETDTNLDLRGFLGLDDTLNPGVNEIHYTVRICADAPQEKIEELHADVMKTSPNFHNMAREIKISPHLKII; from the coding sequence ATGAGCAACATCGTGAATGGTATCAACGTTACTAATCTAGAGAGCTTTGCTCACGAAGTAGCTTCAGATGATCAAAAAGCTGAAGCCCGCTTCAATGTCCATACTCAATGGATGGGTCAAACGAAGAGCGTTACGCATGTAACCCAGTGTAGCCTTGCCGGTAAGCGGCTGGAGCGAGACTTCAAGATCGTCTCGGACGAGCCTGTTGAGCTGCTTGGTGAAAATACAGCGCCCGGCCCAATGGAGCTGCTGCTTGCTGCCTTAAATGCATGCATGTCGGTCGGCTACGTGACAAGCGCTGCAGCAAAGGGCATCAAAATTAAAAGCCTTGAGATTGAAACGGACACTAACCTCGACCTGCGTGGCTTCTTGGGGCTTGATGACACCCTCAACCCTGGTGTCAATGAAATTCACTACACTGTGAGGATTTGCGCAGACGCACCTCAGGAAAAAATCGAGGAACTTCATGCAGACGTAATGAAAACCTCACCGAACTTCCATAATATGGCGAGAGAAATCAAAATATCTCCCCATTTGAAGATCATATAA
- a CDS encoding co-chaperone YbbN — protein sequence MSEVYDLDTDKLYRELSVPNRILVVYFSAPWCGPCIGMKPIFQKLADAYSQLASFVHVDVAQSPMVAKTLNIHGVPSIAVFREGKLSKLIMGSNSYSELQRMLESELKYLG from the coding sequence ATGAGTGAAGTTTATGACTTGGATACTGACAAGCTCTATAGAGAGCTCAGCGTACCCAATAGAATACTTGTGGTCTATTTCTCTGCCCCTTGGTGCGGCCCATGTATTGGCATGAAGCCTATCTTTCAAAAGCTCGCTGACGCCTACTCTCAGCTCGCTTCATTTGTACATGTTGATGTCGCTCAGTCCCCAATGGTTGCGAAAACACTGAATATTCACGGAGTTCCTTCAATCGCAGTATTTAGAGAGGGAAAGCTCTCAAAGCTAATCATGGGCTCAAACTCATACAGTGAGTTGCAGAGAATGCTGGAGAGTGAGCTCAAGTACCTAGGTTGA